In Candidatus Eremiobacterota bacterium, a single window of DNA contains:
- a CDS encoding GatB/YqeY domain-containing protein, producing MTIQERINADLKEAMKARDQVRLDALRSAVSAFNYKRKEAGNPTISEADQLAIVQRLVKQCGDSIEQFQNAGRTELVQKETREREILQRYLPAQKSPDEIRALVRETIAGLPAEGRNQGAVMKAVLPPLKGLADGNVVRQIVAQELASA from the coding sequence ATGACGATCCAAGAACGGATCAACGCGGACCTCAAAGAGGCGATGAAGGCGCGCGACCAGGTGCGGCTCGACGCGTTGCGCAGCGCTGTTTCGGCTTTCAACTACAAGCGCAAGGAAGCCGGAAACCCGACCATCTCGGAAGCGGACCAGCTCGCGATCGTCCAGCGGCTCGTCAAGCAGTGCGGCGACTCGATCGAGCAGTTCCAAAACGCCGGCCGGACCGAGCTGGTCCAGAAGGAGACGCGCGAGCGCGAGATCCTGCAGCGGTACCTGCCCGCGCAGAAGTCCCCGGACGAGATCCGCGCGCTGGTTCGCGAGACGATCGCCGGGCTGCCCGCGGAGGGCCGTAACCAGGGCGCGGTGATGAAGGCCGTGCTGCCGCCGCTCAAGGGCCTGGCCGACGGGAACGTCGTGCGGCAGATCGTCGCCCAGGAGCTCGCCTCTGCGTAA